One window from the genome of Anabaena sphaerica FACHB-251 encodes:
- a CDS encoding WD40 repeat domain-containing protein → MSLKAKIQGDFQQCWGGMLSDYVTAIAWSPQGKILAASSSAGEVILYHNLEQELVKYLQTSNGESIDSLVFSKDGEFLAAGGQNGQVKIWRLHSEEAKLISVLENNRTWVDRMAWSPTKNQLAFSCGRYVQVWNADTGNTETTLNFDTSSVQYITWHPNGESLAVAGYQSLKIWMSENWDDDPSLVPVDSTSLVILWSADGKYIASGNMDCSITVLEWNNPDPWVMRGFPGKIRNLAWSNIPTKSGAPLLAASSIEGIVVWEKDADNWDSRVLPRHEGNVLSIQFQPHTHLLASASEDGSVCLWNQGKRLLQVLYGANNGFSCLSWHPHESTLAAGGKNGELIIWSKGTRGQGFGRR, encoded by the coding sequence ATGTCCTTAAAAGCAAAGATACAGGGTGATTTTCAGCAGTGTTGGGGAGGGATGTTGTCAGATTATGTGACAGCGATCGCTTGGTCCCCCCAAGGTAAAATTCTGGCTGCGAGTTCATCTGCTGGAGAAGTAATTTTATACCATAATCTAGAACAGGAATTAGTCAAATATTTACAAACTTCTAATGGAGAATCTATAGACAGTCTTGTTTTTTCCAAAGATGGAGAATTTCTAGCCGCAGGTGGGCAAAATGGACAAGTGAAAATTTGGCGTTTACACTCAGAGGAAGCAAAACTGATCAGCGTTCTAGAAAATAACCGCACCTGGGTAGACCGCATGGCCTGGAGTCCCACCAAAAATCAACTAGCTTTTAGCTGTGGTCGCTATGTGCAGGTATGGAACGCAGACACAGGTAACACAGAAACAACCCTTAACTTTGATACATCCTCTGTCCAATATATTACTTGGCATCCCAATGGAGAAAGTTTAGCCGTTGCGGGTTATCAGAGTCTGAAAATTTGGATGTCGGAAAATTGGGATGATGATCCCTCGCTTGTACCAGTTGATTCAACCAGTTTAGTAATATTATGGTCAGCCGATGGTAAATATATCGCTTCTGGGAATATGGATTGCTCAATCACGGTTTTGGAGTGGAATAACCCAGATCCTTGGGTAATGCGCGGTTTTCCTGGTAAAATTCGCAATTTAGCATGGTCAAATATACCGACAAAATCAGGCGCACCCTTATTGGCTGCTTCCAGTATTGAAGGTATAGTGGTTTGGGAAAAAGATGCTGATAACTGGGATAGTAGAGTCTTACCCAGACATGAAGGTAATGTCCTATCAATTCAATTTCAACCCCATACCCATTTATTAGCCTCTGCTTCTGAAGATGGTAGCGTTTGTTTATGGAATCAAGGTAAACGACTGCTGCAAGTTCTTTATGGTGCTAACAATGGATTTTCTTGCCTTTCTTGGCATCCTCATGAATCTACATTAGCAGCTGGAGGAAAGAACGGTGAATTAATTATCTGGTCAAAAGGAACGCGCGGTCAAGGTTTTGGTCGTCGTTGA
- a CDS encoding metal ABC transporter permease has product MLNFLLEPLSFEFMRGAITTAILLGILCAVVGTFLIVQRMGLLGDVIAHAVLPGLAIAFFLGIDIFLGAFISGTLSTFVIAWIQSQSRIKVDAAMALVFSGFLALGIMLITLLKSKLDLHQFLFGDILGVTTDDVKRTVIITVVVLILVRLFYKELLFYTFDPLGAQASGLPINLIHFGLTGAITLTIIASMQTVGVVLVVSLLIGPGTTAYLLVKELHQMMQLGAVIGVISSVTGMYISYYLNVPSGAAIVLVVSGLFVLALFFSPSQGIFTRPEMAQRSAKLLNLFKSANNK; this is encoded by the coding sequence ATGTTAAATTTTCTTTTAGAACCTTTAAGTTTTGAATTTATGCGCGGAGCAATTACCACAGCCATTCTGTTAGGTATTCTCTGCGCTGTGGTTGGTACTTTCCTAATTGTGCAACGCATGGGATTATTAGGAGATGTCATTGCTCATGCAGTTTTACCAGGATTAGCCATAGCCTTTTTCTTAGGGATTGATATTTTCTTAGGTGCATTTATATCGGGAACTCTTAGCACCTTTGTTATTGCTTGGATTCAATCTCAATCGCGGATTAAAGTTGATGCTGCAATGGCTTTAGTTTTTTCGGGATTTTTAGCATTGGGTATTATGTTAATTACCCTATTAAAAAGCAAATTAGACCTACATCAATTTCTATTTGGTGATATTTTGGGTGTGACAACAGATGATGTCAAACGCACTGTAATTATTACAGTAGTTGTCTTGATTTTGGTTAGACTCTTTTACAAAGAATTACTATTTTATACTTTTGACCCCTTGGGCGCTCAAGCTAGTGGTTTACCTATTAATTTGATTCACTTTGGGTTAACTGGTGCTATTACATTAACGATTATTGCGAGTATGCAAACTGTGGGAGTAGTTTTAGTTGTTTCTTTACTAATTGGACCGGGAACTACAGCTTATTTATTAGTTAAAGAATTACATCAAATGATGCAATTGGGGGCGGTTATCGGTGTAATTAGTAGTGTCACCGGAATGTATATTAGCTATTATTTGAATGTTCCTTCAGGAGCGGCTATAGTGTTAGTTGTTTCTGGGTTGTTTGTATTAGCATTATTTTTTAGTCCTAGTCAGGGAATTTTTACTAGACCAGAAATGGCGCAGCGTTCAGCTAAACTTTTGAATTTGTTTAAATCTGCAAATAATAAATGA
- a CDS encoding SCO5389 family protein, with product MSLNVSVHLIEQAKAGKVDEKQFVESIRQSLPYAWGIVESLAQRLIKGEEWANHEFPPPSEQARAQLLRMMGGDAIRGAVERHFGIKLAFQNCHNVAVFRPDKLDSSVYLDFISIRSQILNQTPELVDC from the coding sequence ATGTCATTAAATGTAAGTGTGCATCTTATTGAACAAGCGAAAGCAGGTAAGGTTGATGAAAAGCAGTTTGTCGAAAGCATCAGACAATCATTACCTTATGCCTGGGGTATTGTAGAAAGTCTTGCACAACGTCTCATTAAAGGTGAAGAATGGGCTAATCATGAATTTCCCCCACCAAGTGAACAAGCACGCGCTCAATTATTAAGGATGATGGGTGGAGATGCAATTCGTGGAGCAGTTGAGCGTCATTTTGGCATTAAATTAGCGTTTCAAAATTGCCATAATGTCGCTGTTTTTAGACCAGATAAACTAGATTCTTCTGTATATCTAGATTTCATTTCCATTCGTAGTCAAATACTCAACCAAACACCTGAATTAGTAGACTGTTAA
- a CDS encoding metal ABC transporter ATP-binding protein: MLEVEHLAVNYRGVTAVEDVSFRSLPGQMVGVIGPNGAGKSTMVKAILGLVPISSGVVKFRDRSLKQQLNSVAYVPQRSQIDWDYPITVWNVVMMARTVHTGWFREPSKPSQEIVKEALARVGMLELRSRQIGELSGGQQQRVFLARALAQQAELLFFDEPFVGIDQKTEAIMFDVFAELKLQGKILLVVTHDLGTALTKCDQLLLLNKQIIATGSLKEVMTADNIQRAYGDSVLLLNR, encoded by the coding sequence ATGTTAGAAGTTGAACATTTAGCCGTGAACTACCGAGGAGTGACGGCTGTGGAGGACGTGAGTTTTCGTTCCTTGCCGGGTCAGATGGTGGGTGTCATTGGTCCTAATGGTGCTGGTAAAAGCACGATGGTAAAGGCAATTTTGGGTTTAGTACCTATTAGTAGTGGAGTGGTGAAGTTTCGCGATCGCTCGTTAAAACAACAATTAAATTCTGTAGCTTATGTACCACAGCGATCGCAAATTGATTGGGATTATCCCATCACTGTATGGAATGTAGTTATGATGGCAAGGACTGTACATACAGGTTGGTTTCGGGAACCTTCCAAACCATCTCAAGAAATAGTCAAAGAAGCTTTAGCAAGGGTAGGGATGTTAGAGTTGCGATCGCGTCAAATTGGGGAGTTATCAGGAGGACAACAACAACGAGTATTTTTAGCACGAGCTTTAGCCCAACAAGCGGAATTATTATTTTTTGATGAGCCGTTTGTGGGTATTGATCAAAAAACCGAAGCCATCATGTTTGATGTATTTGCAGAATTGAAATTACAAGGTAAAATTTTGCTGGTAGTCACCCATGATTTAGGTACAGCCTTGACAAAATGTGACCAATTATTATTATTAAATAAACAAATTATCGCCACAGGTTCACTCAAAGAAGTAATGACAGCGGATAATATTCAACGTGCCTATGGAGATAGTGTTTTATTATTAAATAGATAG
- a CDS encoding metal ABC transporter solute-binding protein, Zn/Mn family: protein MFCNSQLKFLASVALTFGIISCSPAGENNPSTPTGTENQSTEKLPLVVATNTVICGLTEEIARYTIDLKCLIDAGSDPHVYQPKPDDSKAIEQAELILYGGYNFEAGLIKLIKATSNPAPKVAVHEIAVPNPQKFQEDGQTVIDPHVWQNAQNGIAIAETIAQQLVKLSPNNTAIYTTSSEKLTQEISQIDTWIKSQIATIPKKQHKLVTTHDAFGYYSQAYGITIQGALGGISTEEAPTPARVGALAREIQKEKVPTIFAETTINPKLIQAVAQEAKVKVAEQELFADGLGEKGSAGETYQKMLIANTKTIVEGLGGKYSRIQNSEFRSQE, encoded by the coding sequence ATGTTTTGCAACTCACAACTAAAATTTCTCGCTTCTGTAGCTTTAACCTTTGGTATCATTAGCTGTAGTCCAGCAGGTGAAAACAACCCATCTACTCCCACAGGTACAGAAAACCAGTCTACGGAAAAACTGCCTCTAGTAGTAGCTACCAACACGGTCATTTGTGGTTTAACCGAAGAAATTGCCAGATATACCATTGATTTAAAATGCTTAATTGATGCAGGTTCAGATCCCCACGTTTACCAACCCAAGCCAGATGACAGCAAAGCAATTGAACAAGCTGAATTAATTCTTTATGGTGGTTACAACTTTGAAGCAGGGTTAATTAAATTAATTAAAGCCACTTCCAACCCAGCACCCAAAGTAGCTGTACATGAAATTGCAGTACCCAACCCGCAAAAGTTTCAAGAAGATGGTCAAACAGTAATTGATCCCCATGTGTGGCAAAATGCCCAAAATGGTATAGCAATAGCAGAAACAATTGCCCAACAATTAGTCAAATTGTCTCCTAATAATACCGCCATTTATACTACCAGTAGCGAAAAATTAACCCAAGAAATCAGCCAAATAGACACCTGGATCAAATCGCAAATTGCCACAATTCCAAAAAAGCAGCACAAATTAGTAACCACTCATGATGCTTTTGGTTATTATTCCCAAGCTTATGGAATTACCATTCAAGGAGCATTAGGGGGAATTAGTACAGAAGAAGCACCAACACCAGCGCGAGTAGGCGCATTAGCGAGAGAAATTCAAAAAGAAAAAGTACCGACAATTTTTGCAGAAACAACAATTAACCCTAAACTAATTCAAGCCGTAGCCCAAGAAGCCAAAGTGAAAGTAGCAGAACAAGAATTATTTGCCGATGGGTTAGGTGAAAAAGGTTCAGCAGGTGAGACTTATCAGAAAATGCTAATTGCCAATACAAAGACAATCGTTGAAGGTTTAGGAGGTAAATACAGCAGAATTCAGAATTCAGAATTCAGGAGTCAGGAGTAA
- the accC gene encoding acetyl-CoA carboxylase biotin carboxylase subunit, translating into MKFDKILIANRGEIALRILRACEEMGIATVAIHSTVDRNALHVQLADEAVCIGEPASSKSYLNIPNIIAAALTRGATAIHPGYGFLAENARFAEICADHQIAFIGPTPEAIRLMGDKSTAKETMQKAGVPTVPGSDGLVETEEEGMAIAKDIGYPVMIKATAGGGGRGMRLVHSQDEFVKLFHAAQGEAGAAFGNAGVYIEKFIERPRHIEFQILADNYGNVIHLGERDCSIQRRNQKLLEEAPSPALDEELREKMGQAAVKAAQFINYTGAGTIEFLLDKSGKFYFMEMNTRIQVEHPVTEMVTGVDLLVEQIRIAQGERLKLTQEQVILRGHSIECRINAEDPDHDFRPSPGKISGYLPPGGPGVRIDSHVYTDYQIPPYYDSLIGKLIVWGPDRATAINRMKRALRECAITGLPTTIAFHQKIMENPQFLQGNVYTNFVQEMKLQ; encoded by the coding sequence ATGAAGTTTGACAAAATTTTAATTGCTAATCGGGGAGAAATAGCTCTTCGCATTCTCCGCGCTTGTGAAGAAATGGGAATTGCCACAGTTGCTATTCACTCCACTGTTGACCGGAATGCTCTACACGTCCAACTGGCTGATGAAGCCGTTTGTATTGGTGAACCAGCCAGCAGTAAAAGTTATCTGAATATTCCCAATATTATTGCAGCTGCCTTAACACGTGGTGCTACAGCCATTCATCCTGGTTATGGCTTTTTGGCAGAAAATGCCAGATTTGCAGAAATCTGTGCTGACCATCAAATTGCGTTTATTGGACCTACGCCTGAAGCTATTCGCTTGATGGGGGATAAATCCACCGCCAAGGAAACCATGCAAAAAGCCGGAGTTCCCACAGTACCCGGTAGCGATGGCTTAGTAGAAACAGAAGAGGAAGGGATGGCGATCGCCAAAGATATCGGCTACCCTGTCATGATTAAAGCCACAGCCGGAGGAGGTGGCCGGGGTATGCGGCTTGTTCATTCCCAAGATGAATTTGTCAAACTTTTCCATGCAGCCCAAGGTGAAGCCGGAGCCGCTTTTGGTAATGCCGGCGTTTATATAGAAAAATTTATCGAACGTCCGCGTCACATTGAATTTCAAATTTTGGCCGATAACTACGGTAATGTTATCCATCTTGGCGAAAGAGATTGTTCAATTCAGCGCCGTAACCAAAAGTTACTAGAAGAAGCCCCCAGCCCTGCTCTCGATGAAGAACTACGGGAAAAAATGGGACAAGCAGCCGTAAAAGCAGCCCAATTCATCAACTACACTGGTGCAGGAACTATTGAATTTCTCCTAGATAAATCCGGTAAATTCTACTTCATGGAAATGAACACCCGGATACAAGTTGAGCATCCAGTCACAGAGATGGTAACTGGTGTAGACCTGCTAGTTGAACAAATCCGCATTGCTCAAGGTGAAAGACTCAAGTTAACCCAAGAACAGGTGATTTTACGAGGTCACTCGATTGAATGCCGCATCAACGCGGAAGACCCAGATCATGATTTTCGTCCTTCCCCTGGCAAAATCAGCGGCTATCTACCACCCGGAGGACCAGGCGTGCGGATTGATTCTCATGTGTACACAGATTACCAAATTCCCCCTTATTACGACTCCCTCATCGGTAAGCTCATTGTCTGGGGACCCGACCGAGCCACAGCTATTAACCGCATGAAAAGGGCATTGAGAGAGTGTGCAATCACCGGACTACCCACCACCATCGCTTTCCATCAAAAAATCATGGAAAACCCACAGTTTTTACAGGGTAATGTTTACACCAACTTTGTTCAGGAAATGAAATTGCAGTAA
- a CDS encoding YggT family protein translates to MTGVNLTVWILGPVLGLMTFLFIFRIILTWYPQVNLNRLPFNLIAWPTEPFLVLLRKLVPPIGGVDITPILWVGIFSLVREILLGQQGLLTMMARVN, encoded by the coding sequence ATGACTGGTGTTAACCTGACTGTTTGGATTCTAGGACCCGTTTTGGGACTGATGACATTTTTGTTTATTTTCCGCATCATTCTCACTTGGTATCCACAAGTGAATCTCAATCGTTTGCCTTTTAATCTAATCGCTTGGCCGACTGAACCATTTTTAGTGCTATTGCGAAAGCTAGTACCCCCTATTGGTGGGGTAGATATTACCCCCATCTTATGGGTTGGTATTTTCAGCCTGGTGAGAGAAATTTTGCTAGGTCAGCAAGGATTACTGACCATGATGGCGCGTGTAAATTAG
- the psbX gene encoding photosystem II reaction center X protein: MTPSLANFLWSLVWGTAIVVIPATVGLIFISQKDKIQRN; the protein is encoded by the coding sequence ATGACACCCTCTTTAGCAAATTTTCTTTGGAGTCTGGTTTGGGGTACTGCGATTGTGGTCATCCCCGCTACTGTTGGCTTAATTTTCATCAGCCAGAAAGATAAAATCCAGCGAAATTAA
- a CDS encoding Ycf66 family protein: MINFGLNSASVLAQVNFGANSASVLGIFLAVAGAALYFLRTVRPELSRDQDIFFAAVGLLCGFILIFQGWRLDPILQFGQLLLVGTTVFFAVESIRLRSIATQQAKRNTPIVDDEREVSRKYSYSERRNYQAEMDADLEPLPYYEEEEEEERPPRARIRGSKDERSSRDNYYEDQPPRRSERSNNREKPEAGERKRRSGSGRSVTRPSESFEQENWGSASRQVDDWESPQDEVRKPPRRSNNRPQRPESREDDVTATRPRKRRPPADSSSRRNREDDEAIPTDYVPYNPIETPNEGSDNSNDFDDI; this comes from the coding sequence ATGATAAATTTTGGGCTGAACTCAGCCAGTGTTTTGGCTCAGGTAAATTTTGGGGCTAACTCAGCCAGTGTTCTAGGAATTTTCCTGGCTGTGGCTGGGGCAGCACTATATTTTCTCCGCACTGTGCGTCCAGAACTGTCACGAGATCAAGATATCTTTTTTGCGGCTGTGGGCTTACTGTGTGGTTTTATTCTCATCTTCCAAGGATGGCGACTTGACCCCATTTTGCAATTTGGTCAGTTGCTGTTAGTTGGTACTACTGTATTTTTTGCCGTTGAAAGTATTCGTCTGCGAAGTATTGCTACTCAACAAGCTAAACGCAATACTCCAATTGTGGACGATGAGCGAGAAGTAAGCAGAAAATATTCTTACTCTGAACGGCGCAATTATCAAGCTGAAATGGATGCAGATTTAGAACCCCTACCTTATTACGAAGAAGAGGAAGAAGAAGAACGTCCCCCACGTGCCAGAATTCGCGGTAGCAAAGATGAGCGTTCCAGCCGTGATAATTACTATGAGGATCAACCCCCGCGTCGTTCAGAACGTAGTAACAACAGAGAAAAACCAGAAGCAGGAGAAAGAAAACGTCGTTCTGGTTCTGGGCGTTCAGTAACTCGCCCTAGTGAAAGTTTTGAACAAGAAAATTGGGGTTCTGCTTCTAGGCAAGTTGATGACTGGGAAAGCCCCCAAGACGAAGTAAGAAAACCACCACGTCGCAGTAATAACCGACCTCAACGCCCAGAAAGCCGTGAGGATGATGTTACTGCTACCAGACCCAGAAAGCGCCGTCCACCCGCTGACTCATCCTCTCGCAGAAACAGGGAAGATGATGAGGCTATTCCCACTGATTATGTACCATATAACCCAATAGAAACGCCAAATGAGGGATCAGATAATTCCAACGATTTTGATGATATCTAA
- a CDS encoding PD40 domain-containing protein: protein MKTFTSILWLQKRIHWSLVFSLTSLLVSCGAGDIPLGVSSLNSRYTEEQPALSGNGRFLAFVSNRNGNQQLLVYDLETQSFIPTPGLNRRETIAESPSLSYTGRYICYLTSDQGRPVVALYDRAMKQSQIITPTYRGWVRNPHISPDGRYVVFESASRGQWDIEVLDRGPTVELDIPNGATVTVPQ, encoded by the coding sequence GTGAAAACATTTACGTCTATATTGTGGCTCCAAAAACGTATTCATTGGAGCCTTGTTTTTAGTTTGACTAGTTTGCTTGTGTCTTGTGGTGCTGGTGATATTCCTCTGGGGGTTTCTTCTCTCAACAGTCGTTATACGGAGGAACAACCTGCTTTAAGTGGTAATGGACGCTTTTTAGCTTTTGTCTCGAATCGTAATGGTAATCAGCAATTGTTGGTGTACGACTTAGAAACGCAAAGTTTTATTCCCACTCCAGGTTTAAACCGACGAGAAACTATTGCTGAGAGTCCCAGTTTGAGCTACACGGGTCGTTATATTTGTTACCTAACGAGTGACCAAGGTAGACCAGTTGTAGCACTTTACGATCGCGCTATGAAACAATCACAAATCATCACTCCTACCTATCGTGGTTGGGTCAGGAATCCTCATATCAGCCCTGATGGTCGTTATGTTGTGTTTGAATCTGCTAGTCGTGGACAATGGGATATTGAAGTTTTAGACCGAGGTCCAACTGTAGAGTTAGATATCCCTAATGGTGCAACGGTGACTGTACCACAGTAG
- a CDS encoding TolB family protein yields MTNYKLAIILFLSSTLLTGCFGYPRILSYPFDPGGRGLNSLASELNPQISGRYIVFTTDRRGSQDVYMLDTVTRNLVDLPGLNSFDTIASHPSVTQDGRYVVFVGSRQGRSAIFLYDRETRQSRNLTANLPAEIRNPTISADGSKIAFEFSNNGQWDILLYDRFGQKLNIPQEPR; encoded by the coding sequence ATGACCAATTACAAATTAGCAATTATTTTATTTTTAAGCTCAACTTTGTTAACTGGGTGTTTTGGTTATCCACGTATATTAAGTTATCCCTTTGATCCGGGTGGTCGGGGTCTAAATAGTCTGGCTTCAGAATTAAATCCGCAAATTTCTGGGAGATACATTGTTTTTACTACTGACCGTCGAGGTAGCCAAGATGTCTATATGTTGGATACGGTGACACGGAATTTGGTGGATTTACCAGGTTTAAATTCCTTTGATACTATTGCTTCTCATCCTTCTGTCACCCAAGATGGTCGTTATGTTGTTTTTGTTGGCAGTCGTCAGGGGCGATCTGCTATTTTTCTCTACGACCGGGAAACACGCCAATCACGAAATTTAACTGCTAATTTGCCAGCAGAAATCCGCAATCCGACAATTAGTGCTGATGGTAGTAAGATTGCGTTTGAGTTTAGCAATAATGGGCAATGGGATATTTTACTATATGACCGTTTTGGTCAAAAGCTGAATATCCCTCAAGAACCAAGGTAA
- a CDS encoding succinate dehydrogenase/fumarate reductase iron-sulfur subunit, which translates to MEVIFKIIRQQQNSAPVVQTYPLQVEPGNTILDCLNQIKWEQDGTLAFRKNCRNTICGSCAMRINGRSALACKENVGSELARLQQISSPKNHHNTIHEITIAPLGNMPVIKDLVVDMSSFWNNLEAVAPYVSTAARQVPEKEFLQTPQERSLLDQTGNCIMCGACYSECNAREVNSDFVGPHALAKAYRMVTDSRDSNTENRLENYNEGTKGVWGCTRCFYCDSVCPMEVAPLEQITKIKQEILDRKQASDSRSIRHRKVLIELVKTGGWIDERQFGIQVVGNYFRDLKGLLSLAPLGLRMLVRGKFPLSFEPSEGTQEVRSLIESVQKTES; encoded by the coding sequence ATGGAAGTTATTTTTAAGATTATCAGGCAGCAACAAAACTCTGCCCCTGTTGTACAAACTTATCCTTTACAGGTAGAACCGGGTAATACAATACTCGATTGCCTCAATCAGATCAAGTGGGAACAAGATGGAACTTTGGCATTTCGCAAAAATTGCCGCAATACTATTTGTGGCAGCTGTGCCATGCGAATCAATGGACGTTCAGCTTTAGCCTGTAAGGAAAATGTTGGCAGTGAACTGGCTAGACTACAACAAATTTCATCACCAAAAAACCATCATAATACCATTCACGAAATCACGATCGCTCCTTTGGGAAATATGCCCGTGATTAAGGATTTGGTCGTGGATATGAGCAGTTTTTGGAATAATTTAGAAGCAGTTGCACCTTATGTAAGTACAGCAGCGCGACAAGTACCAGAGAAAGAATTTTTGCAAACACCACAAGAGCGATCGCTTCTGGATCAAACTGGTAATTGTATTATGTGCGGTGCTTGTTATTCAGAATGCAACGCCCGCGAAGTTAATTCAGACTTTGTTGGTCCCCACGCTCTCGCCAAAGCATATCGCATGGTGACAGATTCCCGCGATAGCAACACTGAAAATCGTTTAGAAAACTACAACGAAGGTACTAAAGGAGTTTGGGGTTGTACTCGCTGTTTTTACTGCGATTCAGTTTGTCCAATGGAAGTTGCACCATTAGAGCAAATCACCAAAATTAAACAAGAAATTCTTGACCGCAAACAAGCAAGTGACAGCCGTTCAATTCGTCACCGCAAAGTATTGATAGAGTTAGTAAAAACGGGTGGTTGGATTGATGAACGCCAATTTGGTATCCAAGTAGTTGGTAACTATTTCCGCGATTTGAAAGGTTTACTCAGTCTTGCACCTCTGGGTTTGAGGATGCTTGTTCGGGGTAAATTTCCCCTTTCCTTTGAACCCTCAGAAGGTACTCAAGAAGTGCGATCGCTCATCGAATCAGTTCAGAAAACCGAGTCATAG
- a CDS encoding AbrB family transcriptional regulator: protein MTETATAPLTGKALLAKVKELSNLPRRERAKQCGYYTVTKNNQVRVNLTDFYDALLSARGIPLSPEAPKDGRGREPTYRVSVHQNRQIVIGATYTKAMGLKPGDEFEIRLGYKHIHLIQLGESDKKLTSPDIEADEADLENEEEE, encoded by the coding sequence ATGACTGAAACTGCAACCGCCCCATTAACAGGAAAAGCACTGCTGGCTAAAGTAAAAGAGCTTTCTAATTTACCACGCCGAGAAAGAGCAAAGCAGTGCGGCTATTACACCGTTACCAAGAATAACCAGGTGCGTGTTAATCTCACCGATTTTTATGATGCTTTACTGTCAGCTAGAGGTATTCCTCTCAGTCCAGAAGCACCTAAAGATGGTCGTGGTCGCGAACCGACATATCGGGTGAGTGTTCATCAAAATCGTCAGATTGTCATTGGTGCTACCTACACCAAAGCAATGGGCTTAAAGCCTGGTGATGAGTTTGAAATTCGCTTAGGTTACAAGCATATCCACTTGATTCAGCTTGGTGAAAGTGATAAAAAATTAACTTCGCCAGATATAGAAGCTGACGAAGCAGATTTAGAAAATGAAGAAGAGGAATAA
- a CDS encoding CPBP family intramembrane glutamic endopeptidase, giving the protein MIFLSVFLSLVEPSVNTLLALLRNAPVVFVVMAFFIAWVVCWLPLAAISAFMLNWQINKPLQPEQKIPLLVSLYLLAPLILWGVNWLGVGSFADYGLVGNLSILVSLLLGVGLGVLGLGLVFSCQFWLGWCYLEKSNIKLIPGILLPISLVALFVGGIEELVFRGFLLTTLEKDYPIWLAAIISSLIFALLHLVWEQKETAPQLPGLWLMGMVLVVARIADGNNLGIAWGLHAGWIWAIATIDTAGLITYTGKVSEWVTGKNKKPLAGLAGVLCVLGTGVLLWFFVEIVLIRNYELFS; this is encoded by the coding sequence GTGATTTTTTTGTCGGTTTTCTTATCACTTGTAGAGCCATCAGTCAATACATTACTGGCGTTGCTAAGAAATGCGCCAGTAGTGTTTGTTGTCATGGCTTTTTTCATTGCTTGGGTAGTGTGTTGGTTGCCATTAGCAGCGATATCAGCTTTCATGCTTAATTGGCAAATTAACAAACCTTTACAACCCGAACAAAAAATACCTTTATTGGTATCACTCTATTTATTAGCGCCCCTAATTCTGTGGGGAGTTAATTGGTTAGGAGTGGGATCTTTTGCGGATTATGGCTTGGTGGGGAACCTTTCGATTTTGGTTTCTTTACTGCTGGGTGTGGGTTTGGGTGTTTTAGGATTAGGGTTAGTATTTTCCTGCCAATTTTGGCTAGGTTGGTGCTATTTAGAAAAATCAAATATCAAATTAATCCCTGGGATTTTGCTGCCAATTTCTTTGGTAGCTTTGTTTGTGGGTGGGATAGAAGAGTTAGTTTTTCGGGGTTTTTTATTGACAACCCTGGAGAAAGATTACCCGATATGGTTAGCAGCTATTATTTCTAGTTTGATTTTTGCCTTGCTGCATTTAGTTTGGGAACAAAAAGAAACTGCACCCCAACTTCCTGGTTTATGGCTGATGGGAATGGTTTTAGTAGTGGCGAGGATTGCTGATGGTAATAATTTAGGGATAGCGTGGGGACTTCATGCGGGTTGGATATGGGCGATCGCTACCATAGATACAGCCGGTCTCATTACCTACACAGGTAAAGTCTCAGAATGGGTTACGGGTAAAAACAAAAAACCCCTAGCAGGGTTAGCTGGGGTTCTATGTGTTCTGGGAACAGGAGTGCTTTTGTGGTTTTTTGTTGAGATTGTTTTAATTCGTAATTACGAATTATTTTCCTAA